The genomic segment GCATTCCGGTGGGAACACCATTGAGGTCAGCATAGGCGGAGGAAATAAACGGGTTCAAGCCGTGGATGGGAGCAAATGCCCCTGCCGTGGTAATCAAGCCCCATTTGATCAGATCGCGCCGGGAAACCTTTCCCTGCGAGTAGGCTGCCAGGATTTCGGCCCGGTTTTTGCGGGCGTTTTCGGCCTCACGGATTCGTGCTTTGGAGGCCTTTTCGGACAGAAAAAAACCATCTTCTCTTTCACTCATTTTGGCTGCGCTCCTTAGTATTGACGTACAACCGGCCGAAGCCTGAGGCTTACGGTCGCGGGAAACTTACGCGCGGGCTGCCCGGAAGTGGCAGTCCAGATAGGTTCTCTGGCCTTTTGCGCATTATCGCCGGGCAAGATCAAAATCTTTGGGTACGATTCGAACCGGTAAACCGCAGATTTTTGCCTAGCGACACCAGCCTTTGTGGGATTGAGAATAGCGCCCGATCTATTAGAATCTGAACAGAAGAAGATTAAAGTTGTTAATACTCTCACCAAAGTAACGGTTCGATTGCACTCATTTCGGCTAGACGTTATGGCTGGCAGCTTTTCGCGAATGGGGATTCGCCGGGTTATCGCTCTGCCGGGAAACTGCGGCGCGGACAACGGGTGAAGGCCAGCTGCGGAAGCGGCGGAAAAAATAGTGGCCGCCAGCGCGCCAATCGCCAGCGGCCTGTCGCTTAAACCCGAACAATTGGTAGACGCAGATCCGGGATCAGAGCGAAGCCCGTAAGAAAGCGATGGTTGCGGAACCATCACTGTCCTAGGAGGCTAGGTGACCACAGAGTGCGCGTTTCGCATTAAAGCCCAAAGAGAATCAAATTAAAATTTCTAATTTACTCACCGATGAGGCTCCTGGAATGCACGCAGTCTTGGATGTTTAAGGTTCATCGGGTTTTCCAGTAGTGGTACGCCGCAAACGAAAAACCGGCGAGCCCACCGTGGTAGCGGCTCGCCGATTGGTTTTGCTTCGATCCACCTGCCTTCCTGTCTTAGAAGGCGGTGGGAGCGATCTCGTCCGGAGGAACGAAGGTGACGCCCTGCGGAGTGCAGATCGGAGTCGGGAGCGGTGACAGGAACGGAGTTCCCGCGCCGTTGGTCTCCCAACGAACCAGCATGGCGTTGTCTTCGTGGACCGTGTTATGGCAGTGCTCCATGAACATGCCGCCCCAATCGCGGAACTGCATGGTGATGGTCACGCTGCCGCCCGGGCGCAGACGATACACGTCTTTGCGGCCCTTTTCCCACGCGGGAACGTTAGCAGCGCTGCCGTTACGGGCCAGGATCTGGCCTTCTTCAAAGTGGATGTGGATCGGGTGGTCCCAGCCACCGCCACCGTTGACCAAGGTCCAGACCTCGCGGCTGCCGAACTTGGGAGAAGCCGAGATGCGGCCGAAGCTGGCGTTGCGCATGGGACCGCCATCGGTGGCCACGCCCCAGGGGCCTTTCTGACCACCCGCGCCCGTAACATAGGCTGCGGGGTCGCTGGCGGGCAAGTTTTGACTTGCGCCACTGCCGAACACGAAGGTACGTTGCCGCGAAACCGGGATGCTCGACAGATCGGGGTTGGGGATCAGTTGGGCCGGGATCTGGCTCTGGTCCGGTTGCGCCGGGTTACGCACGATGCGGAACTCCAGCATCTTGCCTACGCAAGGATCGTTGGACTGGCCGGCAAGCGCCTGGGCCAGCGTGAGGTCCTTGTTGGGCTTCTTGCCGTCCTTATGCTCGCAGACGTTCACCAGCCACACCTTGGTGCCGATGGAGTAGCGGGAGAAGTCAATGACCCAGTCGTAGCGTTCGGCGATGCCTTGCTCGTCCGACAACGATTGCACAACGGGTTGCGGCATGAGGTTGCCGTCATTCCCGATCTGGACCATGGGTGAGCCGTCAGACAGCCCGTACTTGAAGAAGCGGGACACGCTGGCGTTGAGGATGCGGAAGCGGTACTTGCGGCGCTCCACTTCGAAGTAAGGTCTGTAGGCCAGGTTCACGGTCACTACGTCGCCCAGGAACCCGTCAAAGTTGAAGATGTCAAAGGTCAGTTGACCGCTGGCATCGAACGCCTTGTCAGAGAGCATCAGGTTGACGTCGTAGTCCAGGTTGCCCCAGTCATTCGCGGTGCCCGAGGGCAGGCGCAGGTTGACGCCGTCATTGATGGCTTCATTGCCGCGATCCAGGCCGCTGTAGATGTTGAACATCGCGGCGTTGCCTTTGTACACGTTCTGCGAAGTGAAGCTGAACATGTGATCGTGGAACCAGTGCGTGGACATGGTCTCGCGCCAGTCACCGGGGACTTTGGTCAGGCCGCCGCTGCCGTTGGGACTGGAAGCCCGGGGATCGGTTGCGGCAGTGTTCACGCTGAAGTGGCCGGCAAGCACTACAGGCCAGTGATAGTCGTAGAACTGACCGGGGAAGAAGAACGCACCGGTAAAGCCGTCGTTCTCCGCGCCGTGGTGGCCGTTGTGCTCGTGGGTGGAGATGGTGTGGCGGCCAAAGCCGTTGTTCTGCGTCACGTCAGCCGGCAAACGGTTGTGGTGCCGGAACAACAGCGGTTCGCCGTAACGGGCCTGGACCAGCTTGGGCGGAACCGAGCCTTGGAAAGTCCACACTGAGTTCGGCTGCTGAACTGGCATCGCCGGATGGAACACCAGCGGAATCGGCTGCGTGGGGTCAATGCCGGAGTTGAGGCTGGACGCAACGCCAGGGTTGTACGCGGTGTTGGTCTGGGCCCCGGCTTGCGACATTTCCACGGCAACCTGCGGCGCAAATTCGGTGAAGCGCTGGTGCGCCCAGATTGCCCCTGGGGGACGGCCTTCAATCGGGCCGGAACCTCCGCCCAACGCCGGATCCACAGGTTGCAAAGTCTGGTTGGATTGGGCCTGAGGCGCGGGGGTCAGGGCTGAAAGCGGCTTGCGCGGTTGCAGATCAAAACGCGGCATGGCCTGGGTAAATGGCTGCGCGCCGAACAACGGGCTCAGGGGAACTGAGGCTGCGGCGTTGGGTGCAGGAGCAGCGGCGGTAATGGGTGTCGCCACATCGTCGGCGCCGCCCCGGCCACTTCCGCCTCGGCCGCTGCCGCTGCTGCCCTTGCCTTTGCCGCTAGCTTCAGCAAAAGGACTTAGGCCGTGGATGGGAGCAATGGCGCCTGCACTGGTGATCAAGCCCCACTTAATCAGGTCGCGGCGTGAAACCTGGCCCTGTGAATACGCTTTGATGATTTCCGCGCGATTTTTGCGAGCGTCTTCCGCTGCTTTGACGCGTGCTTTGGAGGCCTTCTCCGTCAGGAAAAGCCCTTCTTCTTTGTGACTCATTTTGGCTGCGCTCCTTGTGTTGTAGACACACGACTCGCTGCCATTTCGTCCCGAATGCGGCGCGGTCGCATGTTGGCTGTCCGGAAGTGCTTGTCGGATAAACCGAGCACCACCGCCGAATGCGCTATATAGGAGCTAAACGAGAATTTGACAGAGGATGGAGCTGTCCGCAAATGTCGTTGAGAACGTGTATATCGCTTGGCGTGTGATAACCCGTTAAACGATCAATCAGCCTGGTAAGAGATTCGCAGTAGTGGATTAGAAGACAACGAGAGCTGGATTAAATTCGTTAATGAACTGACTAATCTTATTGTCAGGCTGAGAATCCATTTGCTGTTGTTATGTTTCTTGATCGGGCACTAGCGCTTTATGAAATGCAGGGGAGAGAACGCTCCTGAGCCTGCCATCTTGGACGCTTGATGGAAACAACATGATTGCTATCAATCGCTTAACTGAATTCAAGACACGAATCCACTCCACCCAACAGGCGGAAAAGTTAGGGTTTTAATGCTAGTAGGGTAAGACACCATCTGTTGTAAGGTCCAGCACACCATTGTGTACCCTTAAGAGATGGCAACCGGCCCACGTCGCGACCTGGCGCTGTTGTACGCGTCCGCATGGCTCCGCTCTTTTGGCATTGGATTGCTGGGCGTGGTGCTGGGCGTATTTCTCTTCCGGGAAGGGTTCTCCTCCACCGCCATCGGACTGGTGATTGCCGCTGGGCTGGCCGGCGCCGCTGCGGGAACAGCGCTGGTCACGGTGCGTGCAGACCTTTTTGGGCGCAGGCGAACGCTCTTTGTCCTTTCCATCCTCACCGCAACGGGCGCGGTTGCACTCATCTTCCATCCCGCAACGCCCGTGCTGGTGGCGCTGGCTTTCGTCGGGATGATCAACGGCATGGGCACGGACCGCAGCCCGTCGTTCGCATTGGAGCAAGCGGCGTTGCCGGGACTAATCGCCGACCAGCACAGGACGTGGGCGCTGGCCTGGTACAGCGTGGTGCTGGATTCCGGGGGTGCGTTGGGCGCGCTGGCTGCCGGCATTCCTCTCTTGGAACAGCGCTGGTGGGGGATGGACTTGGGCGCCGCTTATCGAACTCTGTTTCTGGGTTGTGCCGCGCTGAATCTGCTGAGCGGCTTGCTGGCCTTGTTTCTCTCCCACGGAGTGGAAGTAGCAGGCGCGCATGCGCCCGCTGGCGGAGTGCCGGCTGTGTCGGCTGAGGCCAAATCCACGGTGGCGCGGCTTTCCGCTCTCTTTGCGCTGGACGCCTTCGGCGGAGGCTTTCTAACCGACGCGCTGGTGGCTTACTGGTTCTTTCGCCGCTTCGGAATCGCCGAAAACAAGCTGGCGCTGCTGTTTTTCCTGGTGCATGTGCTCAACGCGCTTTCTCATCTGGGCGCCGCCTGGCTGGCCAAGCGGATCGGCCTGGTCAGGACCATGGTGTTCACGCATTTGCCATCCAGTATTTTCTTGATCGCCGCATCCGTGGTGCCGTCAGCGTCGTGGGCGGTAGCCCTGTTCTTGCTCCGCGAATCACTGGTGGAGATGGACGTTCCCACCCGCCAATCGTACGTGGCGGCGGTGGTGCGGCCCAGCGAGCGCACCTTCGCCAGCGGGGTGACCAACCTGACGCGCAACCTGTCCTGGGCCACGGCATCATCCGTGGCGGGTTGGCTGATGCAGCGGATCGCCTTTTCCGCGCCGCTATTCCTGGGCGGAGGAATGAAGATCGTCTATGACGTCCTGCTGTGGCGCGCGTTCCGCCATCTAAAGCCGCCGGAAGAACGAGAGGGCTAAGGCTTGCCCGTCGCACGTAAGCGCCGATTCATACGTGCATCTTTATTTGAGACGTAGCAGTGCTGCGTCTCTACGTTGGGAAATCGGACATCGCTCACGATGGCCCGTCCGCGCGTCTTGCGGCTTTGTCTGGGCGAACAGCCTGGTAAATCTCATCCAGCCGCTGCTCCATCATTTCGGTGTGCGCGGC from the Terriglobia bacterium genome contains:
- a CDS encoding copper oxidase, which encodes MSEREDGFFLSEKASKARIREAENARKNRAEILAAYSQGKVSRRDLIKWGLITTAGAFAPIHGLNPFISSAYADLNGVPTGMPPSPLGNVQPFSTPMPRFDLIPRGNNPLGGDLTPVPLASSNQTQQPVPAVLGGGTGPIEGRPPGDIWAHQQFNL
- a CDS encoding multicopper oxidase domain-containing protein; amino-acid sequence: MSHKEEGLFLTEKASKARVKAAEDARKNRAEIIKAYSQGQVSRRDLIKWGLITSAGAIAPIHGLSPFAEASGKGKGSSGSGRGGSGRGGADDVATPITAAAPAPNAAASVPLSPLFGAQPFTQAMPRFDLQPRKPLSALTPAPQAQSNQTLQPVDPALGGGSGPIEGRPPGAIWAHQRFTEFAPQVAVEMSQAGAQTNTAYNPGVASSLNSGIDPTQPIPLVFHPAMPVQQPNSVWTFQGSVPPKLVQARYGEPLLFRHHNRLPADVTQNNGFGRHTISTHEHNGHHGAENDGFTGAFFFPGQFYDYHWPVVLAGHFSVNTAATDPRASSPNGSGGLTKVPGDWRETMSTHWFHDHMFSFTSQNVYKGNAAMFNIYSGLDRGNEAINDGVNLRLPSGTANDWGNLDYDVNLMLSDKAFDASGQLTFDIFNFDGFLGDVVTVNLAYRPYFEVERRKYRFRILNASVSRFFKYGLSDGSPMVQIGNDGNLMPQPVVQSLSDEQGIAERYDWVIDFSRYSIGTKVWLVNVCEHKDGKKPNKDLTLAQALAGQSNDPCVGKMLEFRIVRNPAQPDQSQIPAQLIPNPDLSSIPVSRQRTFVFGSGASQNLPASDPAAYVTGAGGQKGPWGVATDGGPMRNASFGRISASPKFGSREVWTLVNGGGGWDHPIHIHFEEGQILARNGSAANVPAWEKGRKDVYRLRPGGSVTITMQFRDWGGMFMEHCHNTVHEDNAMLVRWETNGAGTPFLSPLPTPICTPQGVTFVPPDEIAPTAF
- a CDS encoding MFS transporter, with the protein product MATGPRRDLALLYASAWLRSFGIGLLGVVLGVFLFREGFSSTAIGLVIAAGLAGAAAGTALVTVRADLFGRRRTLFVLSILTATGAVALIFHPATPVLVALAFVGMINGMGTDRSPSFALEQAALPGLIADQHRTWALAWYSVVLDSGGALGALAAGIPLLEQRWWGMDLGAAYRTLFLGCAALNLLSGLLALFLSHGVEVAGAHAPAGGVPAVSAEAKSTVARLSALFALDAFGGGFLTDALVAYWFFRRFGIAENKLALLFFLVHVLNALSHLGAAWLAKRIGLVRTMVFTHLPSSIFLIAASVVPSASWAVALFLLRESLVEMDVPTRQSYVAAVVRPSERTFASGVTNLTRNLSWATASSVAGWLMQRIAFSAPLFLGGGMKIVYDVLLWRAFRHLKPPEEREG